The Lineus longissimus chromosome 2, tnLinLong1.2, whole genome shotgun sequence genome window below encodes:
- the LOC135483247 gene encoding repulsive guidance molecule A-like isoform X3 → MVGQQARAYRGRTPELRSLWSVWIEGMGTRSIPGSRLGPIPVLITAILFTIITRSVSGNQFSGNSQCRVDDCWTRYNNALQGMGELYIHDLDQRLSCIALRTYLMCIRHVKNMTDSCVGDIRFHSVQKVVESRMKHNNCSMQGEIYTGSDTNLGPGYERPQVPRARICSYKPQKALKTVHRHCGLFGDPHLRTFGDEFQTCKVRGAWPLIDNEHLTVQVTNDPVGRAGSATATSKLTVVIKRNDDCGSDRFLTYQAQTDYLPSTFDNGRDYFGQDKSVQLTVIETGKHVEIYIRYIATTLLVRQVGHYFTFAIKMPEEIINKSREIPYALQLCVKGCPKSERIDYKEFLSQKNSRLKNIIHQKQLAMTREDAVAHCRQSQVVDFYFDSCVFDLMTTGDKNFTLAANKALQDVLRLYPEASKGHKNRTDLSTYDSYSGVDSLRTSWLASPLAFCVLCTLILTNWRTL, encoded by the exons ATGGTCGGACAACAAGCACG AGCGTACCGAGGAAGAACGCCTGAGCTGAGATCTCTTTGGTCTGTATGGATCGAGGGTATGGGGACACGGTCCATTCCAGGCTCTCGTCTGGGCCCGATCCCCGTCCTTATTACTGCTATCCTGTTCACCATCATCACGAGATCAG tttctggAAATCAGTTCTCTGGGAATAGTCAGTGTCGAGTTGATGACTGTTGGACCCGTTATAATAACGCTCTCCAAGGAATGGGGGAGCTTTACATACACGACCTGGACCAGAGGTTGTCCTGCATTGCTCTAAGGACCTATCTGATGTGCATCAGACATGTGAAGAACATGACCGATTCATGCGTCGGAGACATTAGATTCCATAGTGTTCAAAAAGTCGTAGAAAGTAGGATGAAACACAACAACTGCTCAATGCAGGGCGAAATATACACAGGATCTGACACTAATCTTGGCCCAGGATACGAACGCCCACAAGTGCCGCGTGCTCGGATTTGTTCGTACAAACCTCAGAAAGCGTTGAAAACCGTCCATAGACATTGTGGATTGTTCGGTGATCCTCATTTACGGACGTTTGGAGATGAATTTCAGACATGTAAGGTGCGCGGAGCATGGCCCCTTATTGACAATGAGCACCTTACAGTTCAGGTTACAAATGATCCGGTTGGACGGGCTGGAAGTGCCACTGCCACCAGCAAG ttgacgGTGGTGATCAAGCGCAATGACGACTGTGGTTCCGATCGTTTCCTTACATATCAAGCTCAAACCGACTACCTCCCTTCTACGTTTGATAACGGACGTGATTATTTTGGTCAAGACAAAAGTGTTCAACTAACAGTGATAGAAACTGGCAAACATGTGGAAATATACATTAGATACATTGCAACGACTCTCTTGGTACGACAAGTCGGCCATTACTTTACTTTCGCAATTAAAATGCCGGAGGAGATAATCAACAAAAGTCGTGAGATTCCATACGCATTACAACTCTGCGTAAAAGGATGTCCAAAAAGTGAAAGAATAGACTATAAAGAATTTTTATCTCAAAAAAATAGTCGGTTAAAAAATataattcatcaaaaacaactTGCAATGACGCGGGAGGATGCAGTGGCACATTGCCGTCAATCGCAAGTTGTAGACTTTTATTTTGATTCCTGTGTCTTTGACCTCATGACGACCGGGGACAAGAACTTCACACTGGCAGCTAACAAAGCCCTTCAGGATGTCCTACGTCTATACCCCGAGGCGAGCAAAGGACATAAAAACCGAACAGATCTGTCGACATATGATTCATACAGTGGAGTGGATTCTCTACGGACTAGCTGGCTAGCGTCTCCTCTTGCATTTTGTGTGCTATGTACACTAATTTTAACGAACTGGCGGACATTATGA
- the LOC135483247 gene encoding repulsive guidance molecule A-like isoform X4 translates to MGTRSIPGSRLGPIPVLITAILFTIITRSVSGNQFSGNSQCRVDDCWTRYNNALQGMGELYIHDLDQRLSCIALRTYLMCIRHVKNMTDSCVGDIRFHSVQKVVESRMKHNNCSMQGEIYTGSDTNLGPGYERPQVPRARICSYKPQKALKTVHRHCGLFGDPHLRTFGDEFQTCKVRGAWPLIDNEHLTVQVTNDPVGRAGSATATSKLTVVIKRNDDCGSDRFLTYQAQTDYLPSTFDNGRDYFGQDKSVQLTVIETGKHVEIYIRYIATTLLVRQVGHYFTFAIKMPEEIINKSREIPYALQLCVKGCPKSERIDYKEFLSQKNSRLKNIIHQKQLAMTREDAVAHCRQSQVVDFYFDSCVFDLMTTGDKNFTLAANKALQDVLRLYPEASKGHKNRTDLSTYDSYSGVDSLRTSWLASPLAFCVLCTLILTNWRTL, encoded by the exons ATGGGGACACGGTCCATTCCAGGCTCTCGTCTGGGCCCGATCCCCGTCCTTATTACTGCTATCCTGTTCACCATCATCACGAGATCAG tttctggAAATCAGTTCTCTGGGAATAGTCAGTGTCGAGTTGATGACTGTTGGACCCGTTATAATAACGCTCTCCAAGGAATGGGGGAGCTTTACATACACGACCTGGACCAGAGGTTGTCCTGCATTGCTCTAAGGACCTATCTGATGTGCATCAGACATGTGAAGAACATGACCGATTCATGCGTCGGAGACATTAGATTCCATAGTGTTCAAAAAGTCGTAGAAAGTAGGATGAAACACAACAACTGCTCAATGCAGGGCGAAATATACACAGGATCTGACACTAATCTTGGCCCAGGATACGAACGCCCACAAGTGCCGCGTGCTCGGATTTGTTCGTACAAACCTCAGAAAGCGTTGAAAACCGTCCATAGACATTGTGGATTGTTCGGTGATCCTCATTTACGGACGTTTGGAGATGAATTTCAGACATGTAAGGTGCGCGGAGCATGGCCCCTTATTGACAATGAGCACCTTACAGTTCAGGTTACAAATGATCCGGTTGGACGGGCTGGAAGTGCCACTGCCACCAGCAAG ttgacgGTGGTGATCAAGCGCAATGACGACTGTGGTTCCGATCGTTTCCTTACATATCAAGCTCAAACCGACTACCTCCCTTCTACGTTTGATAACGGACGTGATTATTTTGGTCAAGACAAAAGTGTTCAACTAACAGTGATAGAAACTGGCAAACATGTGGAAATATACATTAGATACATTGCAACGACTCTCTTGGTACGACAAGTCGGCCATTACTTTACTTTCGCAATTAAAATGCCGGAGGAGATAATCAACAAAAGTCGTGAGATTCCATACGCATTACAACTCTGCGTAAAAGGATGTCCAAAAAGTGAAAGAATAGACTATAAAGAATTTTTATCTCAAAAAAATAGTCGGTTAAAAAATataattcatcaaaaacaactTGCAATGACGCGGGAGGATGCAGTGGCACATTGCCGTCAATCGCAAGTTGTAGACTTTTATTTTGATTCCTGTGTCTTTGACCTCATGACGACCGGGGACAAGAACTTCACACTGGCAGCTAACAAAGCCCTTCAGGATGTCCTACGTCTATACCCCGAGGCGAGCAAAGGACATAAAAACCGAACAGATCTGTCGACATATGATTCATACAGTGGAGTGGATTCTCTACGGACTAGCTGGCTAGCGTCTCCTCTTGCATTTTGTGTGCTATGTACACTAATTTTAACGAACTGGCGGACATTATGA
- the LOC135483247 gene encoding repulsive guidance molecule A-like isoform X2: MGVRGVRKRAYRGRTPELRSLWSVWIEGMGTRSIPGSRLGPIPVLITAILFTIITRSVSGNQFSGNSQCRVDDCWTRYNNALQGMGELYIHDLDQRLSCIALRTYLMCIRHVKNMTDSCVGDIRFHSVQKVVESRMKHNNCSMQGEIYTGSDTNLGPGYERPQVPRARICSYKPQKALKTVHRHCGLFGDPHLRTFGDEFQTCKVRGAWPLIDNEHLTVQVTNDPVGRAGSATATSKLTVVIKRNDDCGSDRFLTYQAQTDYLPSTFDNGRDYFGQDKSVQLTVIETGKHVEIYIRYIATTLLVRQVGHYFTFAIKMPEEIINKSREIPYALQLCVKGCPKSERIDYKEFLSQKNSRLKNIIHQKQLAMTREDAVAHCRQSQVVDFYFDSCVFDLMTTGDKNFTLAANKALQDVLRLYPEASKGHKNRTDLSTYDSYSGVDSLRTSWLASPLAFCVLCTLILTNWRTL; the protein is encoded by the exons ATGGGAGTCAGGGGCGTTAGAAAGAG AGCGTACCGAGGAAGAACGCCTGAGCTGAGATCTCTTTGGTCTGTATGGATCGAGGGTATGGGGACACGGTCCATTCCAGGCTCTCGTCTGGGCCCGATCCCCGTCCTTATTACTGCTATCCTGTTCACCATCATCACGAGATCAG tttctggAAATCAGTTCTCTGGGAATAGTCAGTGTCGAGTTGATGACTGTTGGACCCGTTATAATAACGCTCTCCAAGGAATGGGGGAGCTTTACATACACGACCTGGACCAGAGGTTGTCCTGCATTGCTCTAAGGACCTATCTGATGTGCATCAGACATGTGAAGAACATGACCGATTCATGCGTCGGAGACATTAGATTCCATAGTGTTCAAAAAGTCGTAGAAAGTAGGATGAAACACAACAACTGCTCAATGCAGGGCGAAATATACACAGGATCTGACACTAATCTTGGCCCAGGATACGAACGCCCACAAGTGCCGCGTGCTCGGATTTGTTCGTACAAACCTCAGAAAGCGTTGAAAACCGTCCATAGACATTGTGGATTGTTCGGTGATCCTCATTTACGGACGTTTGGAGATGAATTTCAGACATGTAAGGTGCGCGGAGCATGGCCCCTTATTGACAATGAGCACCTTACAGTTCAGGTTACAAATGATCCGGTTGGACGGGCTGGAAGTGCCACTGCCACCAGCAAG ttgacgGTGGTGATCAAGCGCAATGACGACTGTGGTTCCGATCGTTTCCTTACATATCAAGCTCAAACCGACTACCTCCCTTCTACGTTTGATAACGGACGTGATTATTTTGGTCAAGACAAAAGTGTTCAACTAACAGTGATAGAAACTGGCAAACATGTGGAAATATACATTAGATACATTGCAACGACTCTCTTGGTACGACAAGTCGGCCATTACTTTACTTTCGCAATTAAAATGCCGGAGGAGATAATCAACAAAAGTCGTGAGATTCCATACGCATTACAACTCTGCGTAAAAGGATGTCCAAAAAGTGAAAGAATAGACTATAAAGAATTTTTATCTCAAAAAAATAGTCGGTTAAAAAATataattcatcaaaaacaactTGCAATGACGCGGGAGGATGCAGTGGCACATTGCCGTCAATCGCAAGTTGTAGACTTTTATTTTGATTCCTGTGTCTTTGACCTCATGACGACCGGGGACAAGAACTTCACACTGGCAGCTAACAAAGCCCTTCAGGATGTCCTACGTCTATACCCCGAGGCGAGCAAAGGACATAAAAACCGAACAGATCTGTCGACATATGATTCATACAGTGGAGTGGATTCTCTACGGACTAGCTGGCTAGCGTCTCCTCTTGCATTTTGTGTGCTATGTACACTAATTTTAACGAACTGGCGGACATTATGA
- the LOC135483247 gene encoding repulsive guidance molecule A-like isoform X1, whose translation MHSFYFHDRRAYRGRTPELRSLWSVWIEGMGTRSIPGSRLGPIPVLITAILFTIITRSVSGNQFSGNSQCRVDDCWTRYNNALQGMGELYIHDLDQRLSCIALRTYLMCIRHVKNMTDSCVGDIRFHSVQKVVESRMKHNNCSMQGEIYTGSDTNLGPGYERPQVPRARICSYKPQKALKTVHRHCGLFGDPHLRTFGDEFQTCKVRGAWPLIDNEHLTVQVTNDPVGRAGSATATSKLTVVIKRNDDCGSDRFLTYQAQTDYLPSTFDNGRDYFGQDKSVQLTVIETGKHVEIYIRYIATTLLVRQVGHYFTFAIKMPEEIINKSREIPYALQLCVKGCPKSERIDYKEFLSQKNSRLKNIIHQKQLAMTREDAVAHCRQSQVVDFYFDSCVFDLMTTGDKNFTLAANKALQDVLRLYPEASKGHKNRTDLSTYDSYSGVDSLRTSWLASPLAFCVLCTLILTNWRTL comes from the exons ATGcattctttctactttcatgaTCGCAGAGCGTACCGAGGAAGAACGCCTGAGCTGAGATCTCTTTGGTCTGTATGGATCGAGGGTATGGGGACACGGTCCATTCCAGGCTCTCGTCTGGGCCCGATCCCCGTCCTTATTACTGCTATCCTGTTCACCATCATCACGAGATCAG tttctggAAATCAGTTCTCTGGGAATAGTCAGTGTCGAGTTGATGACTGTTGGACCCGTTATAATAACGCTCTCCAAGGAATGGGGGAGCTTTACATACACGACCTGGACCAGAGGTTGTCCTGCATTGCTCTAAGGACCTATCTGATGTGCATCAGACATGTGAAGAACATGACCGATTCATGCGTCGGAGACATTAGATTCCATAGTGTTCAAAAAGTCGTAGAAAGTAGGATGAAACACAACAACTGCTCAATGCAGGGCGAAATATACACAGGATCTGACACTAATCTTGGCCCAGGATACGAACGCCCACAAGTGCCGCGTGCTCGGATTTGTTCGTACAAACCTCAGAAAGCGTTGAAAACCGTCCATAGACATTGTGGATTGTTCGGTGATCCTCATTTACGGACGTTTGGAGATGAATTTCAGACATGTAAGGTGCGCGGAGCATGGCCCCTTATTGACAATGAGCACCTTACAGTTCAGGTTACAAATGATCCGGTTGGACGGGCTGGAAGTGCCACTGCCACCAGCAAG ttgacgGTGGTGATCAAGCGCAATGACGACTGTGGTTCCGATCGTTTCCTTACATATCAAGCTCAAACCGACTACCTCCCTTCTACGTTTGATAACGGACGTGATTATTTTGGTCAAGACAAAAGTGTTCAACTAACAGTGATAGAAACTGGCAAACATGTGGAAATATACATTAGATACATTGCAACGACTCTCTTGGTACGACAAGTCGGCCATTACTTTACTTTCGCAATTAAAATGCCGGAGGAGATAATCAACAAAAGTCGTGAGATTCCATACGCATTACAACTCTGCGTAAAAGGATGTCCAAAAAGTGAAAGAATAGACTATAAAGAATTTTTATCTCAAAAAAATAGTCGGTTAAAAAATataattcatcaaaaacaactTGCAATGACGCGGGAGGATGCAGTGGCACATTGCCGTCAATCGCAAGTTGTAGACTTTTATTTTGATTCCTGTGTCTTTGACCTCATGACGACCGGGGACAAGAACTTCACACTGGCAGCTAACAAAGCCCTTCAGGATGTCCTACGTCTATACCCCGAGGCGAGCAAAGGACATAAAAACCGAACAGATCTGTCGACATATGATTCATACAGTGGAGTGGATTCTCTACGGACTAGCTGGCTAGCGTCTCCTCTTGCATTTTGTGTGCTATGTACACTAATTTTAACGAACTGGCGGACATTATGA